Part of the Neisseria brasiliensis genome is shown below.
GCACCTTCGGCATTATGTTGCCGATTGCTGCGGCCATGGCGGTGAAAATCGACCCGAGCCTGATTATCCCTTGCTTGTCGGCAGTGATGGCCGGCGCGGTGTGTGGTGACCATTGCTCACCGATTTCCGATACCACTATTCTGTCCTCCACCGGCGCACAATGTAACCACATCGACCACGTCACTTCGCAGCTGCCTTACGCACTGACCGTGGCTGCCGCAGCCGCCAGCGGCTATCTGGTACTGGGCTTCACCCATTCCGCCCTGCTCGGCTTCGGCGTGACTGCCGTGGTGCTGGCGGTATTGATTTTGGTGTTGCGCAGCAAAAAAGCCGCACTTGCCGCTTAATTGTTCAGACAGCCTCAAGGCCGTCTGAAACGTTTTGCAATAAAGGAAACAAAATGACCCAAACCGTGATGGAACGCGGCCCGGTGATGGCCGATGTGAATGCGTTTGCATTGACCGACGAAGAAAAACAACGCCTGCTCGACCCTGCCATCGGCGGCGTGATTCTGTTTCGCCGAAATTTTGACAACGTGCCGCAACTCAAAGCCTTAATCCGCGACATCAAAGCCTTGCGCACGCCAGAGCTGATTATTGCCGTCGACCACGAAGGCGGCCGCGTACAGCGTTTTATTAACGGTTTCACACGCCTGCCGGCCATGCGCGTATTGGGCGAAATTTGGGACAACCAAGGCGAAGCCGCCGCCAAAACCCAAGCCGAACAAGTGGGCTGGGTATTGGCAACCGAATTGAGCGCCTGCGGCGTGGATTTATCGTTCACACCGGTATTGGATTTGGATTGGGGGCAATGCGCCGTTATCGGCAACCGCAGCTTTCACGAAAATGCCGACATCGTCACCGAATTGGCCTTGGCCTTGCAAAAAGGTTTAAATAAAGGCGGCATGAAATCCTGCGGCAAACACTTCCCCGGCCACGGCTTTGTCAAAGGCGACAGCCACCTCACCCAGCCGCAAGACGACCGCTGCTTGGCCGATTTACAGGCCGCCGATATGATTCCGTTCGGCAAACTCAGCGATGCAGGCATGGCTGCGGTGATGCCTGCGCATGTGGTTTATCCACGAATCGCCCCGAATCCGGCCGGTTTTTCAGAAAAATGGCTGAAACAAATCTTGCGCCAAGATATTGGTTTTGACGGCGTGATTTTTTCAGACGACCTCACCATGGAAGGCGCGGGCAGCGCGGGTGGCATTAAAGCGCGCGTTCAAAGCGCGTTTGCCGCCGGCTGCGATATTGCATTGGTGTGCAACCGCCCTGACTTAGTCGATGAACTGCGCGAAGATTTCGACATGCCGCATAATCCGCACTTGGCCGCACGTTGGGCTTATATGGCCAACACCTTGAGCACCGAAGCCGCCGAAGCGATGATGCAGAGTAATGAATTCAAAGCCGCACAAGCCTTAACTGCCCAACTGGCGACACCGAAAGATGTTGCCAACGGCGTGAAAGTTGGTGAAGCGTTTTAAAGCTTGAGACCTTTGCAAATTCCCC
Proteins encoded:
- the nagZ gene encoding beta-N-acetylhexosaminidase, giving the protein MADVNAFALTDEEKQRLLDPAIGGVILFRRNFDNVPQLKALIRDIKALRTPELIIAVDHEGGRVQRFINGFTRLPAMRVLGEIWDNQGEAAAKTQAEQVGWVLATELSACGVDLSFTPVLDLDWGQCAVIGNRSFHENADIVTELALALQKGLNKGGMKSCGKHFPGHGFVKGDSHLTQPQDDRCLADLQAADMIPFGKLSDAGMAAVMPAHVVYPRIAPNPAGFSEKWLKQILRQDIGFDGVIFSDDLTMEGAGSAGGIKARVQSAFAAGCDIALVCNRPDLVDELREDFDMPHNPHLAARWAYMANTLSTEAAEAMMQSNEFKAAQALTAQLATPKDVANGVKVGEAF